A genomic segment from Rhodohalobacter sp. SW132 encodes:
- the sbnA gene encoding 2,3-diaminopropionate biosynthesis protein SbnA yields the protein MKIETGILSAIGNTPLVVLNKLYPAISSTLYAKLEMLNPGGSTKDRTALLMLSKAIEEGELDFNSTVIESSSGNMAIGLAQVCRYLDLKLIVVTDPKINRHTVDLLQAYGAQIERVTEADSSGNYLENRLERVRELRDTIPNSYWPNQYSNDLNPEAHYHTMKEIVDDCQEPPDYLLAATSTCGTIMGCASYIQEHNLKTKVVAVDAVGSVIFGNSKGNRLIPGHGAGRKSDLLDESYIDHVFHMTDIDCVVGCRRLLQRESILAGGSAGAVVMAAEKLQSSIPENSSCVLIFSDSGERYLDTIYNDSWVKSTFDKARKRDKKESDRNGIPVSTPVMVKNTGLIDDRWPNKNGGAEDHS from the coding sequence ATACACCTCTTGTGGTGCTGAATAAATTATATCCTGCCATCTCTTCCACACTGTATGCAAAACTTGAAATGCTGAACCCCGGCGGCAGCACAAAAGACCGAACAGCTTTGCTGATGTTATCTAAAGCAATAGAGGAAGGTGAACTCGACTTTAACAGTACGGTAATTGAATCAAGTTCCGGCAATATGGCGATAGGTCTTGCACAGGTTTGTCGTTATCTGGATTTAAAACTTATCGTGGTGACAGATCCAAAAATTAACCGGCATACCGTAGATCTTCTCCAGGCTTATGGAGCCCAGATCGAACGCGTAACAGAAGCCGATTCCAGCGGGAATTACCTGGAGAACAGGCTGGAGCGAGTCAGAGAGCTTCGGGACACCATACCGAACAGCTACTGGCCAAACCAGTATTCAAATGATCTGAACCCGGAAGCCCATTATCATACAATGAAAGAAATTGTAGACGACTGTCAGGAGCCGCCCGACTATCTCCTTGCGGCAACAAGTACATGCGGTACAATCATGGGTTGTGCGAGCTATATTCAAGAACATAACCTGAAAACAAAAGTTGTGGCGGTGGATGCAGTGGGGAGCGTAATCTTTGGTAATTCCAAAGGAAACCGGCTGATTCCGGGCCACGGTGCAGGCAGGAAATCGGATTTGCTTGATGAATCCTATATCGACCATGTTTTTCACATGACAGATATCGATTGTGTTGTAGGCTGCCGGCGTTTATTGCAGCGCGAATCTATTCTGGCCGGGGGATCGGCCGGAGCTGTGGTTATGGCCGCTGAAAAATTGCAGTCATCAATTCCGGAGAATTCAAGCTGTGTACTGATCTTTTCAGATAGTGGTGAGCGTTATCTGGACACAATATATAATGATTCCTGGGTCAAAAGCACGTTTGATAAGGCACGTAAGCGGGACAAAAAAGAGTCAGATAGAAACGGCATACCAGTCTCAACGCCTGTTATGGTAAAGAACACTGGTCTGATTGATGATCGATGGCCAAATAAAAATGGCGGAGCAGAAGACCATTCGTAA